A stretch of the Uranotaenia lowii strain MFRU-FL chromosome 3, ASM2978415v1, whole genome shotgun sequence genome encodes the following:
- the LOC129757437 gene encoding endocuticle structural glycoprotein SgAbd-4-like, whose amino-acid sequence MFKLVIVSALVALATAQNPQDAQATILNQDSVINPDGSYQYRYETSNGIQAQESGVGGQSAQGGYSYTGPDGVQYSVQYVADANGFQPQGAHLPVDQPAPEHVLKTLETIRANPPKDDPNFRLDFLEAAINRLRG is encoded by the exons ATGTTCAAACTG GTAATTGTCTCAGCCTTGGTTGCGTTGGCCACCGCCCAGAATCCTCAGGATGCCCAGGCCACCATCCTGAACCAGGACTCCGTCATCAACCCAGATGGCTCGTATCAGTACCGATATGAAACCAGCAACGGAATCCAGGCCCAGGAAAGCGGCGTCGGAGGACAATCAGCTCAGGGTGGATACTCCTACACCGGACCAGATGGCGTCCAGTACTCGGTCCAATACGTTGCCGATGCCAACGGATTCCAGCCACAGGGAGCCCATCTGCCCGTAGATCAACCTGCCCCGGAACATGTCCTCAAGACCCTGGAAACGATCCGTGCCAACCCACCCAAGGATGACCCCAACTTCCGTTTGGACTTTTTGGAGGCTGCCATCAACCGGCTGCGCGGTTAA